The window ttttctttcccGTTCAGTACACAGTCTATTAAATCCTATAATAAACGAATTCTAGTaggtgtccgaatatttttgtgatccaCTGTAGTTCAGTTAAGtctaatgtaaaaatttgttattctGAGTGTTACAAAAAAATGGGGCCGTTTCCGTCAACCAGAGATTcctcaaacataaaaatacgGCTGTTGGAATTTCTATTACTTTCATTTTAGAGTTTCTCGTTTCCATAGAAAacgatttgaatattttcaaactaaTTGCCACATTCAATGTTCTCTTGTCAATCTGCGTATTGTCTGCTTATCTATTCCTCacggaaaatttcaatttatgcattattattatttctatcGCTGGGCCAAATTGTGATTGTGCGGACAAGTTTAACGTTATCATATTATCtttcatatcaaattttatcaatGTACCATTGAATAAATAAGCACAGTTCACGTTAAAAATTCTTACCTTACGTTATCGATACTCGTGTATTGATTTTTCGATAAGGGTATTGTGCTTTTACTGACATAATATATATGTTTTTGATGAACTTTAGTCGCCCTTGAGCTATAAAAAGTTTCATTCCTTTTCACATAGGTTGGAATCAGGTAACGATGCGATACTACAACTATAGTATAAGCGGCTAGATGGCTTAACATATCTCACACAAAATTTGGTAGtaccttttcaaaatatcgctCGAAccgttcaatttttattttcaattgtaTATTTTCGACACAAAATCAACATATACAAGGCCATAATCGTAAcacttattttcatatacagggttttccATAGTTAAGGCTACATAACGGAACTATCCATTCTTTATCGAACAATATTGAGCTTTAACCGAATTTCCTTATATCCAGAAGTTGAACATAACCAAACTACATTGTGAACaagttaaatattatttttagactatttaaataaagttcgGAACAAAACTGATACGTGGCTGAAATTCAATATTCGTGATTTTCTTAGGGtgggaaattaaaatattattcaaattttgatgtaaaTTGCAGAGGGCGGTGTCGCCGATTTTCCTCGTGTTCAAAACTTTCTTCTGCTCCGGTATATTCTTAAACTGATATTAAATGATCCCATTTAATTGCTTCAACTTCCTACCAGAAATTTTACTGATTGGTGATTTTATTATTGCCTCGTTAACAACGGTTCACATTTTGAGCGTCCATTAACCCATTTCAGTGTTTTTGGTACAGTTGCATAGCAAGTTGAATTCCGCTTTGCGGGATGTACCACTCGACTAGGGGTActatttgaaatattgcatTGAGGGTAGCTGGGGTGGAGAGAGCGATTGATACCATTTTCTCTAATATCAAACTAAACTTTCCCCtatatatttaaacaaaggcttttttcattattgaaattttttctccTACTCGAGAGATATTCCGGATAGTTCGTATTGaaatgaacaccctgtatacgaatATGCACATACACCCAAtgtcaagttttttttgtttgctgcTTCGCGAATGATAAATAACTGAGTTATATGCATGAATCGTTATTTAGCCTCAAAACTTATGGCTGAATTTAGATTAATTGAGTTGTATTATTagattttgctgaatttaCATGTAAATTGGCAATAATCTCAATTatattaatcaaaataatttgtatCAATACTTAGaaagttttgtaattattactaaataaAAGTTCATGTTGGCACGTTTTTAAACAGAAATGCTTGTTACTGTCTAGAACATAAGTGGTATTGACCATAAAGACGTCTTGGTAGCAGAACATGTATATGCAGATATTGTTCTTCCCTATTACTCAGTAGGCTACAGAATTCGGGGTATACAGTGTGTTGCAAAATGTTGTTCAAGATATGCCTAGAGAAGGTTCAGCACCCAAAAACACAAAAGGAGATTATTCGTCACTCAAGTCGAAGTTAGGGTGTTACTTAGTCCAGATTTGGGGTGCGTACTGTTCTGAAGGATATAGACAATATGATATTCCGGTAACAGTTGAAAATATACTGATGAGAattgtttgaggacataacattttgggaaaaataaGTGAGAGCCTGCATGAAATGTTCTTCAATGAGCAACTTTCAACAATTAGATAATCAGCACCCTCTAAGGCGTCATATTATGTTTATCCTAGAGTAGTGTGTTTGCTCCACTTCTGCACTAAATAATTCATAGTCTATAGGAGCATTAAAACATATTGACAGCTCTTTAAACACAATCATAATATCTGTAACGAACCATTTTTGAACCTGTCTATAGAAttgtttttcccatttttgtaTGTACCGTCTCTCCCagaatattttgaacaaaatttttgaacgcCTTGTACTTTAGCTGTAAGTTCTGGATTTGAGTTACTTTTACAGACTCATCCAGCACCACtaaaatctataattttccattatttttatggttatttttttatctcaaaagtTGCTTAACTCACTTTCGCTTGAACACTCGGAACATCATACTTTCTCAATTTAGGTCTTgaagttttgtaaaaatatacagtgtttatttaaaatcgtcGGTAACCTCAgacttttcgaaattttccaataatatcCCGGTCAAAATATGGTTTAAAGCCGGTGTTCCTTTATTTTCGTAATCAACATGAAACAATGTTGCTTTAGTCCTGTGTTAACATTAGAAGCCCCATCGAGCTTAAGTGGTCCGCATCGAAAGCTATTTCTGGAAAGCTTTCAAAATCATCGAGATATGATCCATTTGGTTTTCGATTTCTTATAAATAAACTACCATTAATAATAAGCTACACATATAAGTTTCTATTTCTAGATTGAAGTATATTCTATAAggcaaaaaaaactatgttatattatttatttgagcACTCCGGCTGCTGGTCTGTCATAGCGATAGCCCTGATTTAGAGATTTGACTGAGCTGTCAACCACCATTGAGTCGCTATTTCCGTCTTCATGTTGTGGCCCTAAAGCGATCTCCTGTCGCTGCTGCTTCCCGCGATACTTTATAAAGTAGACCTCAGGCCTATCTAAGGGGGCCGGAGCTACTTGACTGGCCTTCACTTCCGAAGGTTCATCAGGCCTCTTCACCAACACGTAAACGAGGGTTTTTTCCTGGTGGAGTTCTTGCTGTGGTTGGGCCACGTACTGAGCAGTCGGATACGAAGGCACCTTCACGAAGATGATTTTGTAGTGTTTTCTGGTAGTAACTAGAGGTTGCCGAAGCTGCAATTTAACGGTGTCTAGTAGTAGGACTTCAATTAATTGAGGGGTACCTGGTACCTTCTGGGGTAATTCCTCAGGATCGGGAGGTGGTACATGCACGTAAATGTGCTTTTGCACGCTTACCAACGGTTCGGATTGGCTTTTTAGGCTTGAGAAGTCGTAGGTTCtacaaaatttacattctGCCAAGTGATTTAATAGAGAATGAGAAAATAAGTTTAGCTTGTTGAGGCTAAGGTCAGTTTAGTTAATAGCTAACAATTGAAATGTTCTAGACATTCAGTCCGAATTAGCACAAAGTAACTGAACTTTGTTCACGATTTTGAAAAGATCTTAACCCTAGTCCGGTTTATGGCTCCTACTACAGGATAGTCGTTTTAATGGATGATACCATTTTTTACTTCCCCAACCTCTTGTGGTGCGCCATGGACCGACTATTGTAGTCACCTAAATTGGTCTGATCACGTTATTTTATAGAACTCAACTCAAATTGGTCCCaacataataattaacattcaTCAGAAATAACCTTTGTataaatgtatctttttttttttaattaacaactaatattaaacaaagtaaGTCTATGTGAGATCAGAAGTAAACCGGCAACATTTTTGGAGTAATCTCAAGTAATCTGCTCCGAACTCACTGAcatttttttgagtaattaGAAGTTACTTGAATTAATGTCATCGATATTCACGAAGTAGCTAATCAAAAACTGaccacttaattttttaatatacaatcAAAAATGATCTGTAGAAAGTTTTTGTGATAGATGACCATAAGAAAACTGAACTGACCTAATAGAATTCAATTAATCAGTAATCAAGACTATCCTTAACTAAACACCAACATTTTCATCGTAACGGGGAGTATCTtaagtcaaataaaaactatttttgtaACCTGAATTGATGTATAAAAGTATTAGctgtataaattaattctcgGCCCTTAgataaaattggttaaaacacTTCtctatatttacaattttttctaactgTATAGTCCGTTTTGAAGCGCCATCTGTGAGCTATCAAACcacttaatttgattaatctaaccaCGAAGAACGTTATAAATGTCGTCTGACAAGCAGCGCTTAAGGCACTCttgttttttcacttttcaactttaaaaaaatactgcaGAAGCGCAAGACATGATTTGTTCAGCCTTGGGAGAGAATGCTGTATCTTATAGtacgtgtaaaaaatggtttcaaaagtttcggaatggaaattttgatcTTGAAGACGAAATACGCCCCGGTCAACCAGAAAAGGTTAACGATGAAGAGTTGGAGAAC is drawn from Euwallacea fornicatus isolate EFF26 chromosome 7, ASM4011564v1, whole genome shotgun sequence and contains these coding sequences:
- the LOC136340136 gene encoding uncharacterized protein: MRSFLLFCVLGWARGRPEATLPYYYQPPVRPSIPTAQVSQSYLPGVQTYNNVIPATSYGTPILRTPILGQSIPSRTYDFSSLKSQSEPLVSVQKHIYVHVPPPDPEELPQKLRQPLVTTRKHYKIIFVKVPSYPTAQYVAQPQQELHQEKTLVYVLVKRPDEPSEVKASQVAPAPLDRPEVYFIKYRGKQQRQEIALGPQHEDGNSDSMVVDSSVKSLNQGYRYDRPAAGVLK